A genomic segment from Bacillus cereus G9842 encodes:
- a CDS encoding LysR family transcriptional regulator gives MISIELRQLEYFLAVSKELHFTKAAEKLNISQPSLSQQIRALEHEVGMPLFDRIGKKISLTEAGKILLSHCKTIFHEVEQARSALQDLNGLQQGSLTIGALLTVVNYLLPPAILNFNNLYPNIELSVLGLRTGDIREKLLQNELDIGITFLPVQDKEIISIPLYKSDLTLVVPTGHRLAKRNHVSITELQNYPLILLPKNFFLTELITSHCQKFNFRPRPILEISTMESLIQMVSKGMGITVLPQPYIDFLQNKNIQAIKIENPTPIIEIGLIYRKDKYMCAATREFIEQLQITVRSFQN, from the coding sequence GTGATTTCAATCGAATTACGACAACTTGAATACTTTTTAGCTGTTTCAAAAGAATTACATTTCACAAAAGCAGCTGAGAAATTAAATATTTCACAGCCTTCACTAAGTCAACAAATACGTGCATTAGAGCATGAAGTAGGAATGCCACTTTTCGATCGAATTGGTAAAAAAATATCTTTAACTGAAGCAGGGAAGATTTTATTATCACATTGTAAAACCATTTTTCATGAAGTCGAACAAGCTCGTTCAGCCCTTCAAGACCTAAACGGATTACAGCAAGGTTCCTTAACAATAGGGGCTTTGTTAACCGTCGTAAATTATTTACTACCACCAGCTATTTTAAATTTCAATAATTTATATCCCAATATAGAGCTTTCTGTATTAGGGCTTCGTACAGGAGATATTCGTGAAAAATTATTACAAAACGAACTAGATATCGGCATTACATTTCTCCCGGTGCAAGATAAAGAAATTATCTCCATCCCTCTATACAAAAGCGACCTTACATTGGTCGTGCCAACTGGTCATCGATTAGCTAAACGTAATCATGTATCTATTACTGAACTACAGAACTACCCTTTAATTCTTTTACCTAAAAATTTCTTTTTAACCGAACTAATTACATCTCATTGTCAAAAATTCAACTTTAGACCAAGACCAATTTTAGAAATTAGTACGATGGAATCTTTAATCCAAATGGTTTCTAAAGGAATGGGAATTACAGTGTTACCACAACCATATATAGACTTTTTACAAAATAAAAACATTCAAGCTATTAAAATAGAAAACCCTACTCCAATAATTGAAATAGGGCTTATTTATAGAAAAGATAAATATATGTGTGCTGCCACTCGAGAATTTATTGAGCAACTACAAATCACAGTACGTTCTTTCCAAAACTAA
- a CDS encoding MOSC domain-containing protein, whose protein sequence is MANEYRLLSLNIGLPKEVTYGGKVIHTGINKKQVKEPVYLSFVKFNGDGQADLVHHGGVDKAVCVYTGDHYPYWEQELNQDLVYGAFGENITVSGMREEDVCIGDTFELGQAIVQVTQPRQPCFKLAKKYNIPKLPLYFQETGYTGFYFRVLKEGWVSSVDTLKRLQSDPKGVSVAFANRIMHKEKQNIEGIKRILEVNALSSSWRKSFEKRISGEEINTKERLEGIKD, encoded by the coding sequence ATGGCTAATGAATATCGATTATTATCTTTAAATATAGGATTACCAAAAGAGGTTACATACGGCGGAAAAGTAATTCATACAGGCATAAATAAGAAACAAGTAAAGGAACCGGTATATTTATCCTTTGTAAAGTTTAATGGAGATGGACAGGCGGACTTAGTTCATCATGGAGGAGTAGATAAAGCAGTTTGTGTTTATACTGGTGATCACTATCCATACTGGGAACAAGAATTGAATCAAGATCTTGTATATGGGGCTTTTGGAGAAAATATAACAGTTAGTGGTATGCGCGAAGAGGATGTTTGTATTGGTGATACGTTTGAGCTAGGACAGGCAATCGTACAGGTAACACAACCAAGGCAACCTTGTTTTAAATTAGCAAAAAAATATAATATTCCAAAGTTACCACTATATTTTCAAGAAACAGGATATACAGGATTCTATTTTCGCGTATTAAAAGAAGGATGGGTATCATCAGTCGATACATTAAAAAGACTACAGTCTGATCCAAAAGGTGTTTCAGTAGCGTTTGCTAACCGTATCATGCACAAGGAAAAACAAAATATTGAAGGGATAAAAAGGATATTAGAAGTAAATGCACTTTCAAGTAGTTGGAGAAAGTCTTTTGAAAAGCGTATAAGTGGAGAAGAAATTAATACGAAGGAAAGACTTGAAGGGATAAAAGACTAA
- a CDS encoding GNAT family N-acetyltransferase: protein MGNVEKMASLLIEEPKREQLFPLFEEVFEITTQTLNDFSDKGYWDDTYKALSFLQEDKVIANVAAFSLPLLINGEKINAAGIQSVMTHPNFRRQGLMKQLMGKMIEEIDKKCECTLLFTEKPELYTAFGFKVVQEYLMTIPYDKNNNNDSLLKKLDYYNVENRQLIHETIDSGQRLSNNFSTLNFRPSFYLNMYDSEWNEKLYYSEKLDALIVYEVDNEKLKLFGVFAPVLPVLDEICGEINERFTEIEFYFSPDQLGIEDVQFTELQSSKYLMVRSDKELDFKGYKFPVLAEF, encoded by the coding sequence ATGGGGAATGTTGAAAAAATGGCAAGTCTTCTAATAGAAGAACCGAAAAGAGAGCAGTTATTTCCTTTATTTGAAGAAGTGTTTGAAATTACAACTCAAACATTGAATGATTTTTCGGATAAAGGGTATTGGGATGATACATATAAAGCTTTATCATTTTTACAAGAAGATAAAGTGATTGCAAATGTTGCGGCATTTTCACTCCCATTATTAATTAATGGAGAAAAAATAAATGCGGCGGGTATTCAATCAGTAATGACACATCCTAATTTCCGTAGACAAGGGCTAATGAAACAATTAATGGGTAAAATGATAGAAGAAATCGATAAGAAATGTGAATGTACATTATTGTTTACGGAAAAACCTGAACTATATACAGCGTTTGGATTTAAAGTTGTGCAGGAATATTTGATGACTATACCATACGATAAAAACAATAATAACGATTCACTACTTAAAAAATTAGATTACTATAATGTAGAGAATAGACAGTTAATACATGAAACTATTGATAGTGGCCAAAGACTTTCAAATAATTTTTCAACTTTAAATTTCCGTCCTTCATTTTATTTGAATATGTATGACTCGGAATGGAATGAGAAATTGTATTATTCAGAGAAACTAGATGCTTTAATCGTTTATGAAGTAGACAATGAAAAGTTGAAATTATTTGGAGTATTTGCGCCAGTACTTCCGGTTTTAGATGAAATATGTGGAGAAATCAATGAAAGGTTTACGGAAATCGAATTTTATTTTTCTCCAGATCAATTAGGGATTGAGGATGTACAGTTTACAGAATTACAGTCTAGTAAGTATTTAATGGTTCGAAGTGATAAAGAGTTAGATTTTAAAGGTTATAAATTCCCAGTATTAGCGGAGTTTTAA
- a CDS encoding DUF1349 domain-containing protein, translating into MLYISYIPERIEQLTIMNVPEYYKINDNHAFIVRSKAETDFWLKTHYGFEVMNGHVFYNEMMTDFQAEVQLRMNPNSKFDQAGLFVMISENCWLKTSLEYIPEGPSHLGAVVTNNGYSDWSTQDYPTEEAKQQIRFRIIRKRGDYTIYVKKSHQWEQIRITHLMEDIGNEPIKIGFYTCSPSKNKGFETEFLNFTIEEI; encoded by the coding sequence ATGCTTTATATATCGTATATACCAGAACGTATTGAGCAACTCACTATAATGAATGTACCTGAATACTATAAGATTAATGACAATCATGCGTTTATTGTCCGTTCGAAAGCAGAAACTGATTTTTGGCTTAAAACACATTATGGTTTTGAAGTAATGAATGGTCATGTATTTTATAATGAGATGATGACAGACTTTCAAGCTGAAGTTCAGTTACGTATGAATCCAAATTCAAAATTCGATCAAGCAGGTCTTTTTGTTATGATTTCGGAGAACTGTTGGCTAAAAACATCTTTAGAATATATCCCTGAAGGGCCATCTCACTTAGGTGCTGTCGTAACGAATAATGGATATTCTGACTGGTCAACGCAAGATTATCCAACTGAAGAAGCTAAGCAACAAATTCGTTTTCGAATTATTCGAAAACGTGGTGATTATACAATATATGTGAAAAAGAGCCATCAATGGGAACAAATAAGAATCACTCATTTAATGGAGGATATAGGGAATGAGCCTATTAAAATAGGTTTTTACACGTGTAGTCCTTCTAAAAATAAGGGATTTGAGACTGAGTTTTTAAATTTTACAATTGAAGAAATATAG
- a CDS encoding ABC transporter ATP-binding protein has protein sequence MKSFRKLLQYLKPYMFFAIIGPLFMVLEVAMDLIQPTIMQHIIDVGIANRDLNYVIKMGLLMIGAAALGLVGGLGCMMYSTKAAVNFATDIRKDVFAKIETFSSNNRDSFGTGKLLTIVTNDITSIQSAMTMTLRVLVRGPLLFIGSIIIVFVTARELFPILLVVVPILLLAIILIASKASGTFKKVQEALDKVNTKLQENLSGVRVIKAYVRQKYEIAQFGNVNTNLTKINIRAVQLISLMMPIIMLVVSGGIVATLWIGGEKVFSGTLQVGAILAFINYLNIILMSLMSISMVFIQIARAFPSADRVKQVLNTEVDIISEANAIEPEKIEGNIEFKNVSYSYTKNNEYVLKDISFSIQKGEKVGIIGSTGSGKSTLAKLLPRLYDVDQGEICIDGIDVKTYDLQKLRASIGFVPQKALLFSGSIEENLRYGKEDATHDELEVATASACATEFINKLEESYQYNLTQGATNLSGGQKQRVSIARALVRKPPILILDDSTSAVDAKSEATIQTALKTKYKGTTTLLIASKISSIMDADKILVLDNGELVGNGTHEQLLEQSEVYQEIYLSQGGNLYKEGGEEHA, from the coding sequence ATGAAATCATTTCGTAAGTTATTACAGTATTTAAAACCATACATGTTCTTCGCTATTATTGGACCGCTATTTATGGTACTTGAGGTTGCGATGGACTTAATTCAACCGACTATTATGCAACATATCATTGATGTTGGGATTGCAAATCGGGATTTAAATTATGTAATAAAAATGGGGCTTCTTATGATAGGGGCAGCAGCACTCGGTTTAGTTGGAGGGCTTGGGTGTATGATGTATTCTACAAAAGCAGCTGTTAATTTCGCTACAGACATAAGAAAAGATGTGTTTGCGAAAATAGAAACATTTTCTAGTAATAATCGTGATTCATTTGGAACAGGTAAATTATTAACGATTGTGACGAATGATATCACTTCTATTCAATCGGCAATGACGATGACATTACGTGTTCTCGTTCGTGGCCCACTGTTATTTATCGGAAGTATAATTATTGTTTTTGTAACAGCGCGAGAGTTATTTCCAATATTACTTGTAGTTGTTCCAATTTTATTACTTGCAATTATTTTAATTGCAAGTAAAGCAAGTGGTACATTTAAAAAGGTGCAAGAGGCATTAGATAAAGTGAATACAAAGTTACAAGAAAATTTATCTGGTGTGCGTGTTATAAAAGCGTATGTAAGACAAAAATATGAAATCGCTCAATTTGGAAATGTAAATACAAATTTAACGAAGATAAATATTCGAGCTGTGCAACTTATTTCTTTAATGATGCCAATCATTATGCTAGTTGTAAGTGGCGGGATTGTTGCAACATTATGGATTGGTGGAGAAAAAGTATTCAGTGGAACACTTCAAGTAGGAGCGATTTTGGCATTTATTAATTACTTGAATATCATTTTAATGTCACTTATGTCGATTAGCATGGTATTTATTCAAATTGCGCGAGCTTTTCCATCTGCGGATCGTGTAAAGCAAGTGTTAAATACTGAAGTTGATATTATAAGCGAAGCGAATGCGATTGAACCTGAGAAAATCGAGGGGAATATAGAATTTAAAAATGTTAGTTATAGCTATACGAAAAATAATGAATATGTTTTAAAAGATATTTCGTTTAGCATACAAAAAGGTGAAAAAGTAGGGATTATTGGATCGACTGGAAGTGGTAAATCAACCTTAGCGAAACTGTTACCACGTCTATATGATGTGGATCAAGGTGAAATATGTATAGATGGAATAGATGTTAAAACATATGATTTGCAAAAACTCCGTGCTTCAATAGGCTTTGTACCTCAGAAGGCGTTGTTGTTCTCAGGTAGTATAGAAGAGAATTTACGTTATGGTAAAGAAGATGCAACACACGATGAGCTGGAAGTAGCAACTGCATCAGCTTGTGCGACTGAGTTTATCAATAAGCTGGAAGAATCTTATCAATATAATTTAACACAAGGTGCAACAAATCTATCAGGTGGACAAAAACAACGTGTATCAATTGCAAGAGCACTTGTGAGAAAACCACCGATTCTAATATTAGATGATTCTACATCAGCAGTTGATGCGAAATCAGAGGCTACTATTCAAACAGCTTTAAAAACAAAATATAAAGGCACAACGACTTTATTAATTGCGTCCAAAATTTCTTCCATAATGGATGCGGATAAAATACTTGTATTAGATAATGGTGAATTAGTTGGTAATGGTACACATGAACAATTGTTAGAACAAAGTGAGGTTTATCAGGAAATTTATCTTTCCCAAGGTGGTAATTTGTATAAAGAAGGTGGGGAAGAACATGCGTAA
- a CDS encoding ABC transporter ATP-binding protein gives MRNFQGQFANKGRRNTPKMGKAKNAQGTVMRIWNYMGYQKAALMFVIFLVVVTTLLGLLGPYFMGVIIDQYIVPKDLSGTARMCMLLIAIYGVTVLLTWLQTFVMINVALKTIQKIRQDIFEKIQTLSLRFFDVRSQGDLMSRVTNDIDNLNQALTQSVVQIISSALTFIGVTIAMFALNWILAIVTLITVPIMFYVTKKLVAYSGKNFAKRQKDLGELNGFIEEAITGADVTTLYGKEKETVQNFNKINEQLRVSATKADTFSAFIFPSMNFINNLGMGLVIGTGSVMVLNGMTTIGVIAAFINYSRQFSRPLSQFATLMNTIQAAVAGGERVFEIMDEVPEIQNKKDAFVVQNLQGHVVLENVSFGYAENKTILKEVSLKAQPGETIALVGPTGSGKTTIINLLTRFYDIQQGQIHIDGKDIKDYDINSLRSKIGVVLQDTYLFAGSIMDNIRYGRLDASDEEVITAAKAASAHSFIKHLPNQYETEIASEGSNLSQGQKQLLAIARAILADADILILDEATSNIDTRTELQIQAGLNNLMRGRTSFVIAHRLKTIEKADQILVIKDGNILERGNHESLMEDKGFYFDLYTSQFKI, from the coding sequence ATGCGTAATTTTCAAGGACAATTTGCTAATAAAGGTAGAAGAAACACGCCAAAGATGGGAAAAGCTAAAAATGCTCAAGGAACTGTAATGCGGATATGGAATTATATGGGCTATCAAAAAGCTGCTCTTATGTTTGTTATATTTCTAGTAGTTGTTACTACATTACTTGGATTATTAGGTCCATATTTTATGGGAGTCATTATAGATCAATATATTGTACCGAAAGATTTAAGTGGTACAGCAAGAATGTGTATGTTACTTATCGCGATTTATGGTGTAACGGTACTTTTAACATGGTTACAAACGTTTGTCATGATTAACGTTGCATTAAAAACAATTCAAAAAATACGACAAGATATTTTTGAGAAAATCCAAACGCTTTCTTTACGGTTCTTTGATGTACGTTCTCAAGGTGATTTAATGAGCCGTGTGACAAATGATATAGATAATTTGAACCAAGCTTTGACACAAAGTGTTGTACAAATTATTTCATCAGCGTTAACTTTTATAGGTGTAACGATTGCGATGTTCGCCTTAAATTGGATTTTAGCAATTGTAACTTTAATTACAGTACCTATTATGTTTTACGTTACAAAAAAACTAGTTGCATATAGTGGTAAAAACTTTGCGAAGCGTCAAAAAGATTTAGGTGAATTAAATGGATTTATTGAGGAAGCAATTACAGGTGCGGATGTTACAACGTTGTACGGAAAAGAAAAAGAAACTGTACAAAATTTCAATAAAATTAATGAACAGCTAAGAGTTTCAGCTACGAAGGCTGATACATTTTCAGCTTTTATTTTTCCAAGTATGAACTTTATTAATAACTTAGGTATGGGGCTTGTCATTGGGACTGGATCAGTTATGGTCTTAAACGGAATGACAACAATAGGTGTTATTGCGGCTTTTATTAATTATTCTCGTCAATTCTCAAGACCGTTAAGTCAATTTGCGACTTTAATGAATACAATTCAAGCAGCAGTTGCTGGTGGAGAACGTGTTTTTGAGATTATGGATGAGGTACCAGAAATTCAAAATAAAAAAGACGCATTTGTTGTACAAAATTTACAAGGGCATGTTGTACTTGAGAATGTTTCATTTGGCTACGCAGAAAATAAAACGATTTTAAAAGAAGTAAGTCTTAAAGCGCAGCCAGGAGAGACAATTGCTTTAGTTGGTCCGACTGGATCAGGGAAAACAACAATCATTAATTTGTTAACTCGTTTTTACGATATACAGCAAGGACAAATTCATATTGATGGAAAAGATATAAAAGATTATGATATTAATTCTTTACGAAGTAAAATAGGAGTAGTTTTACAGGATACGTATTTATTTGCAGGCTCGATTATGGATAATATCCGTTATGGACGCTTAGATGCTAGTGATGAAGAAGTCATCACTGCAGCTAAGGCAGCATCTGCACATTCTTTTATTAAGCATTTGCCAAATCAATATGAAACAGAAATTGCTTCAGAAGGATCGAATTTAAGTCAAGGACAAAAACAACTTCTTGCGATTGCACGAGCAATTTTAGCAGATGCAGATATATTAATTCTCGACGAAGCGACATCTAATATTGACACAAGAACAGAATTACAAATACAAGCAGGACTAAATAATTTAATGAGAGGTCGCACAAGTTTTGTGATCGCTCATCGACTTAAAACAATTGAAAAGGCAGATCAAATCCTTGTTATAAAAGATGGAAATATTTTAGAAAGAGGGAATCATGAATCTCTCATGGAAGATAAAGGATTCTATTTTGATTTGTATACGAGTCAGTTTAAAATATAG